From the Methanobacterium sp. BAmetb5 genome, the window TTTTTTAATTTTAACTTTTTTTACTTTAACTAAACGTTAAAATAAATAGAAACGCTTCTCTTTATTTGACAAAAGACCTATTTTTGACACTGGATCTTTAACTGTAGACTATTTCAAATTCTTAAACTTCAACTGTAGAATGAGTATTCCATCATTTTTCAACGGTAGAACTCTGATTTTTCGTTTGATAAGTTACTGTAGACTACATCAAAACAAATTTCGTCCAATTAAAATTCAGTGAAGGGCTAGTTCAGACTCTTATATAAAATAGTTTATTTTATAATTAAAAAATTAGAGCTGCAAAATAATGTCGGGGATTGATTTTAAAAGATGATTAAACCATTGAAAATTTTATTATTAAGTAATACATATACAGACGAACAAGACACTTTTAGATAAATCTCTTTTCAAAGCTGGTCAGGGCACTGATTAGGGGAAATAGTGTTGGAATTTAAGGAACTTTAATAAAAAAATCGTTAAAAAGGGGGTTTTTGTATGAAAATAGGAATTGTAGTCTATTCTGAAACTGGGCACACCTATTCTGTGGCGGAAAAACTACAGGAAAAATTACAGGCCAATGGACATTTGGTAGATATTGAACGGGTAACCACAGGGGGTGATGTGAATCCAGGGTCCAAGAACGTCACCTTCCAGAATCAACCCGATGTACAGAGTTATGATGCACTGGTATTCGGTTCTCCAGTGCACGCATTTAACCTTGCACCGGCTATGGCAGCCTATCTGGAGCAGATTCAATCTCTGCAGGATAAAAAAATTGCCTGTTTTGTCACAAAAGGGCTGCCTTTTAACTGGACTGGGGGAAATAAGGCCATCAGTAAAATGAAAAAAATCTGTCAGTCCAAAGGAGGGACTGTGGTGGGAACAGACATCATAATATGGAGAGACAATGTTGATGAAAAGATTGAGGAGTTAATTCGAAGATTCAGTGTATTATTCTAATTTTTTTAAATTTTTCAATTAAACGGGGGTTATCATGGGCGTTGAGATCTATTATTTTTCAGGCACAGGGAATTCGCTTCATGTAGCCCGAGAGTTGAAAAAACGAATTCCAGATACAGAATTAATTCCTTTAATCAGGCTTCTAGATAAAGAAACGATTGAAATCAGTGCTGATACAGTTGGTTTTGTTTTTCCCATCCACATGGCAATGTCCCCCGGACCAGTAAGAAAATTTATAGATAAATTGGACTTAAAATCCGCAGAATATATTTTTGCCATAGCAACTAGGTTTGGCACCCCTCATAGAGCATTTATTGATGTAGAGAATCGATTGAAGAAAAAGGGTAAACTTTTGGATTCATTTTTTTCAGTCAATATGGCCAGTAATGACCCTAAATTCGATGATTGGCATGAAGCCACAGAAGAAGAAATAGCTGATCTCGATGTTGAAGTCCAAAATAGTCTGGATTTAATCCAGAAAATTATTTTAAATAAAGAACAAAGCCGCAAAAAAGATACAACATTTACTAGTGACATGCCTGCATTCTCGATTATATCCGTTTTTCTTCCCTTTCTTAATAGATTTTACAGTGTACAATTTTATTCTGATTCAAAGTGTGTGAGTTGTGGGACTTGTGAAAAGGTTTGCCTCTCAGAAAAAATAAAATTAATTAACGAAGAACCGTTATGGCAGAAAGAGATTCCATGCTTTTCCTGTTATGCATGTATCAATTATTGCCCACAGCAAGCCATCCAGATTAAATCCCCACGATTTTTAAAAACTTATACTGAAGTTAATGGGAGGTATTCCCATCCTTATGCCACAGTGGAGGATATTGCTAGACAAAAATGATTTAAAACATTCATAATATTATTTATATCTATATTGTGATAAAAAATCTATTCACGGATTCATATAATAATGCGCATTAATAACTTTGATCCATTTGCAGGAGTCCTTTATGAAGAAAGTGTTTTTATGGTGGTTAATTGCGGGAAATAAAGGCGGGGAGAACCGTGGTAGAATAATAGTTGAACTGAATAAAAGGCCCTACAATGCTAATAAACTCGCTGAAAAACTTTCCCTGGATTATAAAACCATCAGACACCATATAGATATTTTAGAGGAAAACAACTTAGTTGAATCCACTGGAGAAAAGTATGGTGCCTTGTATTTCCTTTCAGATGAGATGGAAAAAAATTATAACTTATTCCTGTCGATTTGGGAAGAATTTAAGGAAGAATAAGCCACAATAAACGAAATTAAAAGGATAAGGTGTAAAAGATGTTAATGGAAATTAATTTGTATGGTATTTTAAATTTAATACCCACTCTGCTTGCTTTGGTTAAAGCATCTGCTTTGATAACCAGTATTGCCAATATTATCCTTTTAATTGGAATGCTCTACGTCTATGTGGAGCGATACCTTAAGGTGAAGTCCAAATTCACCACTACCCTGGTGTTATTTGCCTCACTCTTCCTGGTTCAAAACATCTTATTCTCAGTCTATTTCGTATTCAATCCTCCGGCAACCATCATCAATGCTCTGTTACCTTTAATATTTTTAGGACTGGAATTCACGGCCCTGGCACTACTTTTAATGATTACCAGGGAATAATATTTTTTTGTTATTTCAGATATCCAACTATTAAAACCTATTTTTTCTGGAAGTCTGTGTCCTGATTTTTTATCATTGGAAAATCCAGGGATGCCTTAATTCGGATCGAATTTGGAGGGAAAGAAGAATAAATGCTGAGTAAATTTTGGAAAAAGTTCTTTTAAGTGTTTAAACTAAAATTAAGTAACGGTAAGAACTCAAAAAAATTCAAAGGATTCCCCGTAGGGGAGGTATGGTTTGAACCACCTTTGAGTTAAAAATAAAAAAAGGAGATTAAGAAATGGTAGATGTAAAAGAAATTAAATCTATTAAACTGACACCCTTTACCCGGATGTCAGCTTCAATATACGGAATTTTGGGTTTTATTGGTGCAGTGGTGATGTTAATTGCCCTGATTATTGTACAGGCCACAGGATTAATCCCTCAAATAGGGCAGTTTAATCTAGTGACTGGACTGGGGATACCTTTAATTGTTCTCCTACCCATCGGGGCATTTTTCAGTACTATAGTGGTAAGCTTTTTCTCAGTGCTGCTTTACAACCTGTTAGTGCCTAAATTAGGTGGAGTTAAGTTGGAATTAGAGGGTAATGAAGTGGAAAAAATTCCAGTGATCTCATTTTCCCTGATCCAGTCTGCCATTGGGGCTATATGGGCCTTTATAGTTGGATTGGTATTAGCAGCGGTGATTTCACCTCTTTTATCCTTTATCAGTGCAGTCAGCACCATGCCGGCAGCAGCTAACATAACCGCCAACATAACCAATGTTTCGGGTGCAGCGTTACCTGGTGGGGCAGAAGTTGGAGCTGCGGGGATAATCGTGGCCCTGGTTTTAATAATCGGCCTGCCCATACTGATGTTTGTATTTGGATTCATCTGGAACGCTTTATTCGCACTGTTCTACAACTACATAGTCACCAGAGTAGCTAAAATCCAGTTGGACTTCGGTCAAATTACTGGAAGCCTACATGAACTTAGACACATACCCGTACTACCAACAGCCCTAGCAGTAGCCCTTGTTTTCACATTGTTAGGTCTCATATCAGGCATATTGTCTGGAAACTATGGTGAATTTATAACCAATTTCATCACCTACTTCATAGAAACCGCGTTAATTGCCATTCTATACAACTACCTGGCACCTAAAATTGGTTCAATCAAATTAAATCTGGAATAAATCCAGATTTTTTTTATTTTTTTGTATAATTTCCGGGGATGTGGATAAGACCTTAAAAGGGGAATGAAGTAAGGGGTGGAAAAGAATGGAAAAAGAAGGAAAGATGGATCAGTTGCCACAGAAAAATTTACTGGTTTTATATTCATATCATCATCAAAATACACTGAAAATAGCTAAAGTTTTTTCTAAAGTTCTTAATGCACCGATAAAAGAACCAAATGAAATTGATCCAGATACGCTTCTGGAGTATGACTTGGTAGGTTTCGGCTCCGGGATTTACAGTGCCAAACACCATGAATATCTGCTAGAACTGGCGGATAAACTACATCTGGTGATGGATGAGAAAGCATTTCTCTTTTCAACTAGTGGAATAACTGGGAAATCCAAGGCATACCAGGATCACGCTGCACTCCGGGAAAAACTAGAATCAAAGGGGTACGTGATCGTTGATGAATTCCAGTGTAAGGGTTTTAACACCAATAGTTTTTTGAAACTGTTTGGGGGAATGAATAAGGGCCGACCCAATGCCAGGGATCTTAAAGACGCCGAGGACTTTGCGGGGAATTTGAAAAGAACACCAGAATTATAGTTATCATTCTTTAAGGGTTGTTTAAAAAATGTGGTTTATCATCGGGTAAGTAAGATAAAATCACTAGGGGGGCATTTTTTGGGGCATCAGTAAGAACCATCCTCGTCATGGACTTCATCCCCCACCAGTGGGGGGTTAAAAACACATAAAAGCCGCAGATCCTTGTTGTAAGCCCGGAGGTAGTGCCGGTCGTTTTTATCAAGGGCGTACATTGTGCCGGGTTTGATGGGATATACCGTGCCATCTTCGGTGGTTTCTATCTCTCCCTCACCATCCACACAGTAAACCGCCTCTAAATGGTTTTTGTACCATATCAAAGTTTCAGTGTTGGCGTAGATTATGGTTTCATTGAGGGAAAAGCCCATATTGTCTTCTTCCCGCAGGAAACGTTTGCTAACCCAGTTCCCGTTTTCAGCGAAAACTTCCCGGGGAGTGCCTTCAACTTCATCCATGGTTCTGACTATCATGGTTTAAACCCTCAAGTATAGCTTCCCTTCTTTCCATAACTGCCTGTACAGAATCTTCTATTATCTGCAGTCCTTCCTGGAGAAGATCATTTTCAATGGTTAGGGGTGGTAGGAGTTTAAGCACATCATCGTTGGCACCAGCCAGTTCAATGAGCAGATATTGTGAAAATGCTTCTTCAGACACATTGCTACAGAAACCCATTAAAGGAACCTTAAGTCCGTATATCATGCCACGACCACGCACCTCTGCCTGTATTTCAGGGTATTGGTTTTTTATTCCCGTTAATTTTTCCTTAATAATTTTTTCCTTGTTATAAACAGCATTAGAGAGATTATCATTTTCCCAGTAGCTTAAAAGCTCTGTGGCTGCCACAAAAGCAAGGTTGTTTCCCCGGAATGTTCCGGTGTGTTCTCCGGGTTTCCACTGGTCTAGTTCTCCTTTCATCAGCACCATGGATAAGGGTAAGCCCCCTCCAATTGATTTGGAAAGGGTGATAATGTCCGGGTTGATCCCGGCATTTTCAAAACTGAAGAAAGTCCCGGTTCGACCGTTTCCTACCTGGATATCATCCACAATTAGCAGTATATCAAAATCTTTACATATCTGCTCGATTTCTCTCAGCCATTCATCACTGGCTACATTTATACCACCCTCTGCCTGGATGGTCTCCAGTAGTACCGCTGCCGGCAGGTCCACACCACTACTTTGATCTTCCAGAAACTTCCGGAGGTAGTGTGCGGTGTTAACATCTTCTCCTAGGTATCCATCAAAGGGCATGAAACTCACATTGGCCCGGTTGATGAATGCTTCGTCCCTATAGAATTCATTGGCAGTTACTGCCATGGAACCCATGGTCAGACCGTGAAAGGCATTGGTAAAGGCAATGATATTGGATCTTCCTTTAACCATTCTAACTAATTTCAATGCTGATTCAACGGCATTGGTACCAGTTGGCCCTGTAAACTGTATTTTATACTCCATGTGTCTTGGTTGCAGGATGGTGTCGTAGAATTTTTCTAAGAATACTTTTTTGGCGGTGGTGGCCTGATCCAGGCCGTGGATAATGTAGTCCTCTTTTAAATAGTTAATCAGGGCTTCTGAAACCAGTGGATTATTATGTCCATAGTTCAATGTCCCGGCACCTGCAAAAAAATCAATATATTCTTTTCCCTGTTCATCAATCAATGTGGCACCTCTGGCTTTCTGGAATATGGCAGGGAAACTTCTTATATAACTACGTACTTGTGATTCGTGTTCCTTGAATGTTTTCATCATATCACGCTGATTTCAATCTATTTTATTTAATTTCCTTCATTATCTACCTATTTAAGGGTCCTATTTGGAGAAGTAACTCTTCTTCATGAGGTGGATTGCCAAAGATTTCTGGGGTAAAAAAAGATGTTTTCTCTAAATTTGTATCCAGATTAGATGCGATATTCTCAAATAAAGCCATGGAAGCATCATTGGTGGGGGTCACTGTGGTTTCAATAAATTCAATGGATTGGGTTTCTTTTCGGTGGAGGATATTTTCTATCATCTGGGTGGCCAGGCCTTGACCACGCATGGTGGGGAGCACCGCCACCTGCCATATAAAAAGGTTGTTTTCCTGGTGCGGATTAATGTAAGCGGATATGAAACCTATTATTTTATCATTCCACTCTGCTACTGCACTGGTATGGTCAAAATGAGTACATATCAAGAGGTAACTGTATACAGAGTTGATCTCTAATGGTCTGCTTTTTTTTACCAAATGATAAATTTGATTTCCGTCTTTTATTTGGGGGGTTCGGATTGTTACTGGTTGATTTTCATCATTTTCTGGGTGCATGGGTAAATTTTTCTTGGGCATACCTTAAAAAATGTTCGGTAAAAAGTTAATTTTAAGCGGTTTCAAACGGTATTCCGGTGATTAATTAATGGATTAACTTTTTAGTAAGTCCAATTCAACTATTTTTAACATGGTTTGCGATGGCGGAATCAATTAAAGTTTGAAAATTAAAAATTTATTTATTTTTTTTAGTTTTTTATTACTTTAGAGGGATATCTTCGTATTAACATACGTTTCGTGGTTAATTTATGGGAATTTATTTTTTTTAATTCTCAGTTGAATCTGGTTTTTAAATAAAATCCCTGATTTAAGGGATTTCAATTATTAACAATGTTAAAGAACTTAAAACTTTAGATTCAACCATTGCCAATTTATTCATTATTTTGTTCAAAGGTTTCCACAGTTTCCTGGAGATATTTGCTTATTGCTATGTTCTGGGTGCATTTTTCCTCACACTCACCGCATTGGGTGCAGAATGATGCACTGCCTCCCTTAGCTTTTAGGAACTTGTAATTTCCCGAGGGTTTTTCCAGGTTCTGATATAGATAAACATCATTTAACAGGTTTAGATTCAGGGGAATGTCCACTCCTTCGGGACAGGGCATGCAGTAACCACAGGCAGTACAACCAACGTGTGTCCGGGCCTTATAAGTCTTCCGAACTTTTTCTATCAAATCTCTCTCACTTTCAGTCAAACTGTGGGTTTGTCCATCATTAGCAATCCTTAGATTCTCTTTAACATCTTCCAGGGTACTCATGCCGCTTAGAACAATGTTCACTTTACTTTGGTCCCAGAGGAACCTTAAGGCCCATTCTGCTGGTGTTCTTTTAACCGGGGCACTGTCCCATATAGCCTGAATATCAGAGGGAATATTTCTCACCAGGCAACCACCACGCAGTGGTTCCATAACCACGGTTCCCAAACCTTGGGATGCAGCGTATTCCAGGCCGACTTTCCCGGCCTGGAAGTCCTGGTCCATGTAGTTGTATTGTATCTGGGAAAAGCTCCAGGGATAAGAGTCCACTATCTCTTTGAATAGTTTAAGTTCATCATGGAATGAAAAACCAGCGTATCCTATCCGACCATCTTCCCGGGCTGAGTCCAGAAACTGGAAAACATCCAGACTGGTCAAAGTTTCCCAGGTTCTCTGTCCCAGGCCGTGGAGGAGGTAAAAGTCAATACGGTCAGTTTGAAGCCTCCGGAGCTGTTCGTTAAGATAATAGTCCAGATCCTCCTTTTTGTTTATCAACCAGCTGGGTAATTTAGTGGATAAGTACACCTCATCACGGTATCCATCTTTCAGTGCATTTCCCAGTAGGATCTCGCTCTGACCACCCTGGGTGGCATCGAGGCCATGATAGGGATAAGCAGTGTCCACATAATTCACACCCTGGTCTATGGCGTGGTGCAGCATCTCTGTTGCCAGGGGTTCATTTATCCTTTCCGGGTTCCCATCCAGTATGGGAAGGCGCATGCATCCAAAACCAAGTATGGAAACTTTCTTGCCAGTTTTTCCAAAGTTTCTGTATAACATTTGAGATAATCCTCCAGTAAACGTAAGATATTCGATTTATCAAGTTATTCAATCTATTCTGAACATTTCTTTTTGTAAGTTCGGAAATATTAATCAACCAGTTTCTCCGTGGTTACCCTTCCCATCTTTAATTAAGAGTGATTAAAAATCCGAGTAAAACCTTTTAAAAATTCTACAGATGGATAGAGTAACCCATAATCGGGATGTTAACGTTCTCTTTTTATCCGGTTCTTTGTGAATTCGGGAATAGGACACCTTCCATAAACCGTCCGATTCCTGATGGTTAACTAACCAGTTCAATGCATTTTCAATGTCTGAATCTTCGGGGGAAAAACCCATCAGGGAAAGTGAATCCAGGGCCGTGACCAGATTGGTCCACCAGAATGGATACTGGAATCTTAACCAGTTATCTGGATGTTGATAAGAGGTCCAGTTGTCTTTTTTAAAGAATTTTGACTTTAAAAGCAGGGCAGCAGTCCGGGCTGCCTTGGATTTTTTGTAAGAAGGATGAACAGAAAATGCCCGGAGAACCATCCCTGTACCTGCTGCGGAGAAAGGCTGGGATTTATCCAAGGCCCGGGCAGTTTCCCTATTTTCATTGGAAGTTAAATCGTAAAGTTCCTGGCGGTTAAGATGGGTAATACCAGTGATACCCGGGCTGCCAATTACCCAGCCCCCATCACCCTGCCTCATTTTGAGGAGCCATCTGAACCCTTTTTCAATACGGGGGTCATCTGCGTAGCCTGCCAGGATAAGTAGGTACATCAATGCCCCGGTGTAATAGGGGGCATACTGGTTGGCTAAAATTCCCCGGATGTCTCCTTCATCAGTTTGACAGGAAAATACATACTCCGAAGCTTTCCTGATGGCAGGATGGGTGTTGTTCATCTGGTACTGTTGGATTAAGAATCTCAAAGCTTTCCAGGTTTCAATTAATGAATATTTAACGCCGGTATGTTTAGTTTTGCCTTTGGCTGGCCATGAACCGTCATCAAGCTGTTTTATTAGGAGTTTCTGGATCGGGGGCAAATTCCACAATTTAGTGACTGGATCCACCCATTCTTCCAGAATGTCTCTTCGGGTAAAATATGCAACTGCCGGGTCATCTGATTCTAAAAGTGGTTTTAATGGGTTGTATTTAAATTTAGTCATCAGATGGGTCATAAAATAACCTCAAATACTTGCGGATAACACAATATTTATCATGCTTAGTTAGTTCTTCCTGATGCAGATACCCTTTCCTTAATTAAAACGTAATCAGGATCTAATTATTAGCGTATGATAGTATTAAATAACAGGTTAGGGCATTAAATAAAAAACATGACAACTAAAGCCGCATTTATATTTGTTGCTCCGGAAGCTGATCCGCAAAAGCACTGTGCAGTAATTGAATCACCAGTAATTGAACTTTCGGTGGTTGGTGTTAAAAATTATCAGGAAGCAGAAGAAACTGCCCAAAAATTGGTTGCTGATGGTGTGACTGCCATTGAACTATGTGCCGGGTTTGGGAGTGAAGGAACTGCTCTTATTGCCCGGGCAGTGAAGGGAAAAGCAGTGGTAGGAGCAGTACGTTTTGATCTGCACCCTGCTTTTGACCACCGTAGTGGTGATGAACTGTTTTAAGAGTTGATTATAATCACAAAATTAGTTCTTAACCTTTCTTTATAAAAAAACTAAAAATATAGGGGTAATGGAAGATCTACAGTTAAGGTGTGGTTTAGTAGCCATTAAAGGTGTGTGTTGTGTTTGTATCTTATGAGGATCACCTGTTTAGGCCGTAGATCTTCCAATAAAAATACATGTTAAGGTTTTCCGTCTTTTCACTATTACTTTACTTATTTTAGCAATTCACTTTACACTGTTAATAGTAAATGTAAAAGTTTAATTATTTAAACTTTTCTATTCGTATGGTAAACTATGTCCATTTTAAAACAGGGTAAAGTTAAAATTAATACAAAAGGAGATCTAAATTCTATATTACAGTTAAATCTTATTTAAGGATGATATTATGGAACAATGGTACCAAAAACTTTTCAAAAATTTCGTAGATAAATATGAAGATGAATCATTCACCCAAGGAACAGTTGGAGAAGTCGATTTTCTCGAATCAGAAATAAACCATAATAAAAGCTGTAAAATATTAGACGTGGGTTGTGGAACAGGTCGACATGCCATTGAACTCACTAAACGAGGTTACCAGGTTACAGGTGTTGATTTATCTGCAAAAATGCTCAAAAAGGCCAGAGAAAAGGCAGCAGAATCGGGAGTGGTAATTGATTTTATAGAGGCCGATGCTCGAAAACTTCCCTTCCAGGGAGAGTTTGACCTGGTGGTCATGCTGTGTGAGGGTGGATTCCCCCTCATGGAAACCGATGAAATGAACTTCCAGATACTGGAAAGTGCCAGCCGATCATTAAAGAAGGGAGGTAAACTAATATTCACCACCTTAAATGGGCTTTTCCCCTTATTCCATTCAGTTAAAGATTTCATAAACTCTAATTCTGAATCTCAAACCAATAGGGAGAACTCATTTAATTTAATGACCTTCCGGGATGAGTACCAGATGGAAATAGAAGATGATGAAGGTAAGGTCCTTAATTTAAACTGTAATGAACGATACTACGTTCCCTCCGAAATAACCTGGTTGTTAAAATCTTTGAACTTCAACCCTGTAGATATTTACGGATGTAAACTCGGCAAATTCAGTAGAAACGATCCTTTAACCACGGAAGACTATGAAATGCTGGTTGTAGCTGAGTATTTAATAAATGAAAGTGATTAATGATTAGGGCTTAAAAAATGTAAATAATGGATTGTAAATCTATTTAAAATGAATTTAAGATAATGGGGCTTTTTAATGAAAATAAGAAGATCTGCACTGTTCTTGGTGTTGTTATCGGTTTTGATATTAACTGCTGGTGTATACACTACTAGTAACTGCCCTGGTTATGATTTTTTCTATCGAGGGGCGGTATTTAATGCCATGTTTCCCGATGGGGATGATATTTATAATAATCTCACTCCCATTGTTGAATCCAATAATAATCTATCCTGGCAGGTGGAGGGTGCGGATAAAAGGGTTCTAATGGTTGCATGGACTAAGTATCCGTCTAGCTATCCGATAGGGCAAAGTATCAAAACCTCTTGGGGTGATACCTGGGTGACGGCCTATCCCGAGGTGAAAAATTATTTTACCGCTCATCCCCCTTCTGGTGGGGATCCTAGATTAGAGGTTGCCCAGCTTTTAGGCCTACCCCCGGATACAAATAACTCCTATTTTGTGGAGTTATGGGTTAAACCCGTTGATTTATTCCGACCTTCGGCTGATAATGAGATAAATGATACAGTGGCCCAGTTATACTTCCCGGATAACACAGATATCTCCTACAAAATATGGTTCCTGAACAATACCCGCTACTCCTATTTTACCAAAAGATTACCCTGGACAAGATTGGGGTACACTTATCACTGGGAAAACCCGGAGTCAAAGGTAGGGCTCAGTGAATTCGTAATCCGGAAAAATTCAGAGGTAACAGTAAAATCACTGTCTTCCACGTCAGATTACTTGAAGCACTGATCTTATTTTCTTTTTTTATATTTTTTAGGCAGTGATTTTTATAAAATATGAATTAAAATCATTTTTTAAAAGATAAAATATCCATAAATTCTTTATTTTATCACATTATCAATTTATATGGTTTTTTCAAATAGGTTGTGGTTTTTTAATATCGGGAGTGGTGTGATCAACACCTGGTCCTAAACTATAAATAGTACCTTGCATTATACAGTACCTTGTAAGATGCAGTGATGATCATGAACACTCAATTTAAAAAGGGGGTACTAGAACTCTGTGTTCTGGTCCTTCTTGACAGAAAAGACTGTTATGGTTATGAAATGGTGGATGAAATCTCCAAAAATATCTCCATTTCTGAAGGAACCATTTACCCACTTCTTAAAAGGTTGAAAAAGGAGGGATTCCTGGATTCATATTTGAAAGAATCCCAGGGGGGCCCTCCTCGAAAATATTACCAGTTGACTACGTTGGGTAAGGTTAAAAAAGAAGAATTAGTTAAAGAATGGCGGAGTTTCTCCGTAGGTGTTAATAATTTATTATACTCTGAAATTACGAATGATTCGGGGGCCATTAAGGATGAATAAGGATGAATATCTAAAGGAACTTAGAAAACTCCTGAGAAAACTTCCAAAGGAGGACAGGGAAGACATAATTTCTGACTACGAAGAGCACTTTACAATTGGTATGGAAAAGGGCAGAACTGAAGAAGAAATCTCAAAGGCCCTGGGAAATCCCAAAAACGTGGCCAAGCAGATCAAAGCCGATCATATGGTCAAAAAGGCGGAGGATAAACCCTCAGTGGGTAGCATAATAGAAGCAATACTGGCAATAATGGGATTAGGTCTTTTTAATCTGATATTTGTGGCTGTGCCCGTTCTGGTGGTTGTAGCTATCATAATTACTCTGTTCGTGATTGGTTTTGTAATGATATTTGGAGGAATTTACTGGGTTCTGTTACCGTTGTTGAGCTTCATTTTCCCAAAATTGCTTTTGGCACCGTCGATTGGTCCAAACACTAGTGTATTGATGGATAGTCTATTCACCATGCTGGGTGGATTTGCGGTAACCATCGGGGGAATTCTTCTGGTGGTGGCCATGGTGTTCGTGTCTAAATGGTTCTACGAATTAATGATCAGATACCTGAAATTAAATTTAAGAATTATAGAAGGACGTAAAAAAGATATTTAATATATAGGGGGTTTGTAAGTTGAGAAAATTCCTATGGAAATTACTGGCCGGTACCAAGGGCGGATTAAACCGTGCCAGAATAATAGATGAACTAAAAAACCGTCCTTACAATGCAAATCAGCTGGCAGAAAGACTGTCTCTAAACTACAAAACAATAAAATACCACATTGAGGTTTTAGAGAAAAACAGCATAGTGACCTCAACCGGAAAAGGATACGGGGCATTGTATTTCCTATCGGACAAGATGGAAAAAAACTTCGATATTTTCCTGGAGATCTGGGACGAATTTAGAGTATCCAGCAGCAGCAACGTTTATTACCTGGCGAATAATGTCCCGGTAGAAGCAGCTCATCACTGAAATTAGAGATGTTTTATGGTGGTTTGAGGGGTTAAACTCACATATCTTTCCATTCAGCCTGGTTTATTTTTTTTAA encodes:
- a CDS encoding prenyltransferase/squalene oxidase repeat-containing protein, with amino-acid sequence MTHLMTKFKYNPLKPLLESDDPAVAYFTRRDILEEWVDPVTKLWNLPPIQKLLIKQLDDGSWPAKGKTKHTGVKYSLIETWKALRFLIQQYQMNNTHPAIRKASEYVFSCQTDEGDIRGILANQYAPYYTGALMYLLILAGYADDPRIEKGFRWLLKMRQGDGGWVIGSPGITGITHLNRQELYDLTSNENRETARALDKSQPFSAAGTGMVLRAFSVHPSYKKSKAARTAALLLKSKFFKKDNWTSYQHPDNWLRFQYPFWWTNLVTALDSLSLMGFSPEDSDIENALNWLVNHQESDGLWKVSYSRIHKEPDKKRTLTSRLWVTLSICRIFKRFYSDF
- a CDS encoding DUF6506 family protein yields the protein MTTKAAFIFVAPEADPQKHCAVIESPVIELSVVGVKNYQEAEETAQKLVADGVTAIELCAGFGSEGTALIARAVKGKAVVGAVRFDLHPAFDHRSGDELF
- a CDS encoding class I SAM-dependent methyltransferase — its product is MEQWYQKLFKNFVDKYEDESFTQGTVGEVDFLESEINHNKSCKILDVGCGTGRHAIELTKRGYQVTGVDLSAKMLKKAREKAAESGVVIDFIEADARKLPFQGEFDLVVMLCEGGFPLMETDEMNFQILESASRSLKKGGKLIFTTLNGLFPLFHSVKDFINSNSESQTNRENSFNLMTFRDEYQMEIEDDEGKVLNLNCNERYYVPSEITWLLKSLNFNPVDIYGCKLGKFSRNDPLTTEDYEMLVVAEYLINESD
- a CDS encoding PadR family transcriptional regulator — its product is MNTQFKKGVLELCVLVLLDRKDCYGYEMVDEISKNISISEGTIYPLLKRLKKEGFLDSYLKESQGGPPRKYYQLTTLGKVKKEELVKEWRSFSVGVNNLLYSEITNDSGAIKDE
- a CDS encoding HAAS signaling domain-containing protein, which gives rise to MNKDEYLKELRKLLRKLPKEDREDIISDYEEHFTIGMEKGRTEEEISKALGNPKNVAKQIKADHMVKKAEDKPSVGSIIEAILAIMGLGLFNLIFVAVPVLVVVAIIITLFVIGFVMIFGGIYWVLLPLLSFIFPKLLLAPSIGPNTSVLMDSLFTMLGGFAVTIGGILLVVAMVFVSKWFYELMIRYLKLNLRIIEGRKKDI
- a CDS encoding winged helix-turn-helix domain-containing protein, coding for MRKFLWKLLAGTKGGLNRARIIDELKNRPYNANQLAERLSLNYKTIKYHIEVLEKNSIVTSTGKGYGALYFLSDKMEKNFDIFLEIWDEFRVSSSSNVYYLANNVPVEAAHH